One region of Malania oleifera isolate guangnan ecotype guangnan chromosome 6, ASM2987363v1, whole genome shotgun sequence genomic DNA includes:
- the LOC131158161 gene encoding EG45-like domain containing protein 2 → MLPRRPLLFLFLLLVVAGLISASIADVYVGTAAKYIPPYLPTRCYGKDATELPTSNYFAAAGEGIWDNGAACGRQYAVKCISARAPAACIGDRAIQIKIVDYAASMAAQPSVAGTTMVLSGPAFAAIANTSVARATYINLEFQQV, encoded by the exons ATGCTTCCTCGCCGGCccctcctcttcctcttccttctcCTCGTCGTCGCCGGCCTCATCTCTGCCTCTATCGCCGACGTCTACGTCGGCACAGCCGCTAAATATATCCCTCCTTATTTAC CGACGAGATGTTACGGGAAGGACGCGACGGAACTTCCGACGAGCAATTATTTCGCGGCGGCGGGGGAAGGGATATGGGACAACGGGGCGGCGTGCGGGAGGCAGTACGCCGTGAAGTGCATCAGCGCAAGGGCGCCGGCGGCCTGTATAGGTGATCGCGCCATTCAGATCAAGATTGTGGATTACGCAGCTAGTATGGCAGCGCAGCCATCCGTCGCCGGCACAACCATGGTTTTATCCGGCCCCGCTTTTGCTGCCATTGCCAATACATCTGTTGCTCGGGCCACCTACATCAACCTAGAATTTCAACa GGTGTAG